The Sphingobacterium bambusae genome includes a window with the following:
- a CDS encoding ABC-F family ATP-binding cassette domain-containing protein, which yields MINVSNLSLRFGKRVLFEDVNLKFTPGNCYGIIGANGAGKSTFLKIISGEVDQTTGSVSFTPGERMSVLSQNHYQFDEFTVLETVMMGNQELYKVMKEKDAIYMKEDFSDADGERAGELESLFAEMDGWNAESNAATLLSNLGIKEELHYKLLQELDGNEKVRVLLAQALFGNPDVLILDEPTNDLDINTIAWLEDFLAGYEATVLVVSHDRHFLDHVCTHIVDIDFGKMTIYSGNYSFWYESSQLALKQRSDQNKKMEDKVKELQEFIRRFSANASKSKQATSRKKALDKLNIEDIKPSNRKYPAIMFNQMDREPGDQILNVEGLSKTVNGERYFKDITFMINKGDKIAVLSENSLVTSAFYEILAGRDSDYTGEFKWGITITPTDMPIENADYFEGVSDNLVDWLRTYTTKPDADEQFIRGFLGKMLFSGEEVMKKVSVLSGGEKMRCMFSKMMLQGANFLIFDEPTNHLDLESITALNNGMQDFKGSMLFTSRDHELTETVANRIIELTPNGIIDKLMTYDEYINSDAVKAQREELYAKKK from the coding sequence ATGATTAATGTATCCAATCTGAGCCTTCGTTTCGGCAAGCGTGTGCTGTTCGAAGATGTCAACTTAAAATTTACTCCTGGGAACTGTTACGGAATTATTGGCGCCAATGGTGCCGGGAAGTCTACGTTCCTGAAGATTATATCAGGTGAGGTCGATCAAACGACAGGTTCTGTTTCGTTCACGCCGGGCGAGCGTATGTCGGTGCTGAGCCAAAATCACTATCAGTTTGATGAGTTTACCGTGTTGGAAACCGTGATGATGGGTAACCAAGAGCTGTACAAAGTGATGAAGGAGAAAGATGCGATCTACATGAAAGAAGATTTCTCGGATGCTGACGGTGAACGTGCCGGCGAATTGGAAAGCCTTTTTGCTGAAATGGACGGCTGGAATGCGGAAAGCAATGCGGCGACCTTATTGAGCAACTTGGGTATCAAAGAAGAGTTACACTACAAATTATTGCAAGAGCTTGATGGTAACGAGAAGGTTCGTGTGCTCTTGGCACAAGCGCTTTTTGGTAACCCTGACGTACTTATTCTCGATGAGCCTACCAACGATTTGGATATCAATACCATCGCTTGGTTGGAAGATTTTCTTGCCGGTTACGAGGCTACCGTGCTGGTTGTTTCCCACGACCGTCACTTCTTAGATCATGTGTGTACCCATATCGTAGATATTGATTTTGGTAAGATGACCATCTACAGTGGTAACTACTCGTTCTGGTATGAATCTTCTCAATTGGCTTTAAAGCAACGTTCTGACCAGAACAAGAAGATGGAAGATAAGGTAAAAGAGCTACAGGAGTTTATCCGTCGTTTCTCTGCCAATGCGTCCAAATCTAAGCAAGCTACTTCACGGAAAAAAGCCTTGGATAAGCTTAATATTGAAGATATCAAGCCTTCAAACAGAAAGTACCCGGCGATTATGTTCAACCAAATGGATCGTGAGCCTGGCGACCAGATTTTGAATGTGGAAGGCTTAAGCAAAACCGTCAATGGTGAACGCTACTTTAAGGATATCACCTTTATGATCAACAAAGGGGATAAGATTGCTGTCCTATCCGAAAATTCTTTGGTCACCTCTGCATTTTATGAGATACTAGCTGGTCGTGATAGCGATTACACCGGTGAATTTAAATGGGGGATTACCATTACACCGACCGATATGCCGATTGAAAATGCGGACTATTTCGAGGGAGTGAGCGATAATTTGGTTGACTGGTTACGTACCTACACTACAAAGCCTGACGCTGATGAGCAATTCATTCGTGGATTTTTAGGTAAAATGCTTTTCTCCGGTGAAGAGGTAATGAAAAAGGTTTCTGTGCTATCAGGAGGAGAGAAGATGCGCTGTATGTTCTCGAAGATGATGCTGCAAGGTGCCAATTTCTTGATCTTCGATGAGCCAACCAACCACTTGGATCTCGAGTCGATCACCGCCCTCAATAATGGTATGCAAGATTTCAAAGGTTCTATGTTGTTTACTTCACGTGACCACGAGTTGACGGAAACGGTAGCAAACCGTATCATCGAATTGACACCTAATGGTATCATCGATAAATTGATGACCTACGATGAATATATTAATTCGGATGCCGTAAAAGCACAACGCGAAGAGCTGTATGCGAAGAAAAAATAA
- a CDS encoding serine hydrolase domain-containing protein has product MKVITFLSLSLFFLPSSFAQQPFKQIDRDLAKVARRFPFVGFAVGVVDTKAVLFSKGYGYADAKQKKPFTERTIQPIGSVSKTFIGLALLKAVELHYFKEETPINDIIPFSVVNPHRPNDTIRVRHLFTHTSGILDNESTYLKTYQLNKTPDRSLADFLQDYLVEGGAYYEISNFGTDAVGRRYQYSNVASALAAYLVEASSGMSFDQFTEQHIFRPLKLQDTHWFYNEKKVDQYATLYELSDTEYPGFDQLRNEDNSLKLYSCITYPDGSLRTSLTDLEQYVQELLQGYHNHSSLFSRDFCSALFQPQFDTANLPLNMDKNSVNQAVFWTYNRKNRFIHTGSDPCVFAVISLDLENGIGRIVVINTGVDSDDNEKLVNGVQAISAALENLD; this is encoded by the coding sequence ATGAAAGTTATCACATTCCTATCGCTGTCATTGTTTTTCTTGCCGTCGTCTTTTGCGCAGCAGCCATTTAAACAAATTGACAGAGATCTTGCTAAGGTTGCGCGTAGATTTCCATTTGTAGGCTTTGCAGTTGGGGTTGTAGATACCAAGGCTGTTCTATTTTCCAAAGGCTATGGCTATGCGGATGCGAAACAGAAGAAGCCGTTTACCGAGCGAACCATTCAACCTATTGGTTCGGTCAGCAAAACATTTATTGGTCTGGCCTTACTGAAAGCTGTAGAGCTTCATTATTTTAAGGAGGAAACGCCCATTAACGACATTATTCCGTTTAGTGTTGTGAATCCGCATCGGCCAAATGACACTATACGGGTAAGACACCTTTTTACCCATACCTCGGGGATTTTGGATAATGAGTCGACGTACTTGAAAACATATCAATTAAATAAAACTCCAGATCGTTCATTGGCAGATTTTCTGCAAGATTATCTAGTTGAAGGAGGGGCATATTACGAAATAAGCAATTTTGGTACGGACGCCGTCGGTCGTAGGTATCAATATTCCAATGTCGCATCTGCGCTGGCCGCATACTTAGTAGAAGCATCTTCAGGGATGTCCTTTGACCAGTTTACCGAACAACATATTTTCAGGCCGTTGAAATTACAGGATACGCATTGGTTTTACAACGAGAAAAAAGTAGATCAATATGCGACACTTTACGAGCTTTCTGATACCGAATATCCTGGTTTTGATCAATTGCGTAACGAAGACAATAGCTTGAAACTGTATAGTTGTATCACCTATCCGGATGGTAGCTTACGAACCTCCTTGACGGATTTGGAACAGTATGTGCAGGAACTGCTACAAGGATATCATAACCACTCGTCCCTTTTCTCGCGGGATTTCTGTTCTGCACTTTTTCAACCGCAGTTCGACACAGCAAACTTACCGTTAAATATGGATAAGAACTCTGTTAATCAAGCTGTGTTTTGGACGTATAATAGAAAAAATCGCTTTATCCATACAGGCAGTGACCCTTGCGTTTTCGCGGTGATATCCCTCGATTTGGAGAATGGTATCGGTAGAATTGTCGTAATAAATACTGGAGTTGACAGTGACGATAATGAAAAGCTCGTCAATGGGGTGCAGGCCATATCTGCTGCCTTGGAAAACCTAGACTAA
- a CDS encoding TraB/GumN family protein → MKTLLMTFAALLLYVYAGAQENSLLWKVSGNGLTKDSYVFGTLHMACSADFRIPEKVKSALGSTDAIAVEVDITDPKNMALLQSKMGPKPTFFDGLGADKKKAIDSALLANEIPPAIFDQVSPTVALSLLTIKGFDCPSMQDIKMMEHELKMLPQAEGKPVAELESATFQADLLDSLFSAEDLYNYLTSNIDSKAYSKELVNAYFSENLQKIEEMTMNTAFLSGPKQEKLLDARNRVWLQKMPSMMTEKSYVFAVGAAHLVGKNGVIQLLRDKGYTVTAVKN, encoded by the coding sequence ATGAAAACACTATTAATGACTTTCGCCGCCCTGCTATTGTATGTTTACGCTGGAGCGCAAGAAAACTCGTTGCTATGGAAGGTCTCCGGCAATGGACTAACAAAAGATTCCTACGTTTTTGGCACATTACACATGGCATGTAGCGCCGATTTTCGCATCCCGGAAAAGGTAAAGAGCGCTTTAGGGAGCACCGATGCCATTGCGGTAGAAGTAGACATAACCGACCCGAAAAATATGGCCTTGCTGCAAAGCAAGATGGGACCTAAGCCGACCTTCTTTGACGGACTTGGCGCCGACAAGAAAAAGGCTATCGACAGCGCTTTGCTAGCGAATGAAATTCCGCCAGCAATTTTCGATCAGGTTTCTCCGACCGTAGCCTTGTCATTGCTGACCATCAAAGGATTTGACTGCCCGAGTATGCAAGATATAAAAATGATGGAGCACGAGTTGAAGATGCTGCCTCAAGCCGAAGGAAAGCCGGTTGCCGAGCTGGAAAGCGCCACCTTTCAAGCAGACTTGCTAGACAGCCTATTCTCTGCGGAAGACCTATACAATTACCTTACGTCCAACATAGACAGCAAAGCATACAGCAAGGAACTGGTTAATGCCTACTTCAGTGAGAACCTACAAAAAATAGAAGAGATGACGATGAATACGGCATTTCTTTCAGGGCCAAAACAAGAAAAACTATTGGATGCGCGCAATCGGGTGTGGTTGCAGAAAATGCCGAGTATGATGACAGAAAAGTCGTATGTATTTGCCGTTGGAGCCGCACATTTAGTTGGTAAAAATGGCGTAATTCAATTATTACGCGACAAAGGTTATACGGTAACCGCCGTAAAAAACTAA
- a CDS encoding M14 family zinc carboxypeptidase produces the protein MMNRNLVIVGILAMLQACTTLSPEKKSDYSNAMKLDTTQFNTLHEKYRETAIVHRRFKHDEVDSLVKKHQEHALFSVKQIGQSFENRAIYKVQYGKGPKKVMLWSQMHGDEPTATMALFDLFNFLEGKGDGFDSVRQLLNDNLDIHFIPMLNPDGAERYTRRNAQHIDLNRDARVGQTVEGALLRKIAKEVKPSYGFNLHDQSIYYNVPETKNPVTISMLAPAYNEAREVNDVRKGAMQLIVGMNTLLQQYVPNAVAKYDDTYSPRGFGDNFQSWGASTVLIESGGKKGDPEKQEIRQLNFAIILNALMEIAQGSYAGYDAEDYDKIPFNASQMHDVVLRGIDLTTDSVSLKTDIALRRTEITVGRDFFVRGHVEDIGDLDIAYGYDELEEQGLKFVQGKTYPQAFETVEDITMDRAWSLLKEGFVAVKVNGKGSDRLHDLPLVVFTQASFTPTSQISLLGTSNFLLSSGGTLKYAVVNGYLIDLSQKPKAKFFKNRVV, from the coding sequence ATGATGAATAGAAACCTCGTTATCGTGGGCATACTGGCTATGCTACAGGCTTGTACAACGCTGTCTCCAGAAAAAAAATCAGACTATTCAAATGCTATGAAGCTGGATACGACGCAATTTAATACACTGCATGAAAAATACAGGGAAACGGCTATTGTACATCGCCGTTTCAAGCACGATGAAGTAGACTCCTTGGTTAAGAAGCATCAGGAACATGCTCTTTTCTCGGTCAAGCAGATCGGCCAATCGTTTGAAAATCGTGCGATTTACAAAGTACAGTATGGGAAGGGGCCTAAGAAAGTAATGCTTTGGTCGCAGATGCACGGCGACGAGCCTACGGCGACGATGGCTTTGTTTGATCTATTCAACTTCTTGGAGGGTAAAGGAGATGGTTTTGATTCGGTGCGCCAGTTGTTGAATGACAACTTGGATATACATTTCATCCCGATGCTTAATCCTGATGGCGCTGAACGCTATACGCGGCGTAATGCGCAACATATTGACTTAAACCGCGATGCTCGGGTAGGGCAGACCGTGGAAGGGGCACTCCTTCGGAAGATAGCCAAAGAGGTGAAGCCTAGCTATGGATTCAATCTGCACGATCAAAGTATCTACTACAATGTTCCGGAAACAAAAAATCCGGTTACCATTTCCATGTTGGCGCCAGCCTACAATGAAGCGCGTGAAGTAAACGATGTTCGCAAAGGTGCTATGCAGCTGATTGTAGGGATGAATACCTTGCTGCAGCAGTACGTGCCCAATGCGGTGGCTAAATATGATGATACCTATAGTCCGCGCGGTTTTGGCGACAATTTCCAAAGCTGGGGAGCAAGCACGGTGCTAATCGAGTCGGGTGGAAAAAAAGGCGATCCCGAGAAGCAGGAAATTAGACAGCTTAATTTTGCAATTATCCTTAACGCGCTGATGGAAATAGCACAAGGATCCTATGCGGGATATGATGCTGAAGATTACGATAAAATTCCTTTCAATGCATCACAAATGCATGATGTGGTTTTGCGCGGTATCGATCTCACGACGGATAGCGTTTCGTTGAAAACCGATATTGCCTTGCGTCGAACGGAAATCACCGTTGGACGTGATTTTTTCGTGCGTGGTCATGTGGAGGATATTGGCGATTTGGATATAGCGTATGGCTACGATGAGCTGGAGGAGCAAGGGCTTAAGTTTGTGCAGGGCAAGACCTATCCGCAGGCCTTTGAGACCGTAGAGGACATCACAATGGATCGTGCTTGGAGTTTGTTGAAAGAGGGCTTTGTTGCAGTTAAGGTAAACGGTAAGGGGAGCGATCGCTTACATGATTTGCCTTTAGTGGTTTTTACACAGGCTTCCTTTACTCCCACGTCGCAGATTAGTCTTTTGGGGACAAGCAACTTTTTGTTGAGTAGCGGGGGGACACTCAAGTATGCGGTAGTCAATGGCTACCTGATCGATCTTTCGCAGAAACCCAAAGCGAAGTTTTTCAAAAATAGAGTCGTTTAA
- a CDS encoding dihydroorotase: MSSILIKSAQIVNEGTTITADVYINHGRIEMIAETISHLADQVIDAKGLHLLPGLIDDQVHFREPGLTYKADIWHESRAAVAGGTTSFMEMPNTVPNTLTQKLLQDKYEIAAEKSLANYSFFMGAANDNLAEVLKTNPRDVCGIKIFMGSSTGNMLVDNEDTLEKIFKEAPTLIAVHCEDEATIKQNLADFKEKYGEDGLTPTMHPLIRSAEACYLSSSKAVDLAKKHNTRLHILHISTARETQLFDNSLPLTEKRITAEACVHHLWFSDSDYAQKGNFIKWNPAVKTAADRDGILAAVLDGHIDVIATDHAPHTLEEKTQPYAQAPSGGPLVQHALQALLDMVKEGKLSLEQLVQKTAHNTATMFQVENRGFIREGYWADLVLVDLQKNYTVSKENILSKCGWSPFEGHTFSSSIVHTIVSGNLAFSDGQVIEAGAGHRLLFNR, encoded by the coding sequence ATGTCTTCAATTCTTATTAAATCCGCGCAGATAGTCAACGAAGGAACGACGATAACGGCTGATGTGTATATCAACCACGGTCGCATCGAAATGATTGCAGAGACCATCTCGCATCTGGCCGATCAGGTGATCGATGCGAAAGGGCTGCACCTGTTGCCGGGTCTTATTGACGATCAAGTTCATTTTCGTGAACCGGGCTTAACCTACAAGGCGGATATTTGGCACGAGAGTAGGGCTGCTGTTGCTGGCGGTACCACATCGTTTATGGAAATGCCTAATACGGTGCCTAATACGTTGACACAGAAGTTGCTGCAAGATAAATATGAAATTGCGGCAGAGAAATCGTTGGCGAATTACTCTTTTTTTATGGGGGCGGCAAATGATAATTTGGCGGAAGTGCTGAAAACCAATCCCCGAGACGTATGTGGTATTAAGATCTTTATGGGCTCGTCTACTGGAAATATGTTGGTGGATAACGAAGATACCTTAGAAAAGATATTTAAAGAGGCTCCAACCTTAATTGCTGTGCATTGTGAAGATGAAGCGACTATTAAGCAGAACTTGGCCGATTTCAAAGAAAAGTATGGTGAAGATGGATTAACGCCAACAATGCACCCGCTTATTCGCTCGGCAGAAGCCTGCTACCTATCGTCATCCAAGGCTGTTGACCTCGCTAAAAAGCATAATACCCGATTACATATCCTGCATATATCGACAGCTCGAGAGACGCAACTCTTTGACAACAGCTTACCGTTAACCGAAAAACGCATCACTGCCGAAGCCTGTGTGCATCATTTGTGGTTTTCGGATAGCGACTATGCGCAGAAAGGGAATTTTATTAAATGGAATCCTGCTGTGAAAACAGCGGCAGATCGGGATGGTATTTTAGCGGCTGTATTGGACGGGCATATCGATGTGATCGCAACGGATCATGCGCCACATACTTTGGAAGAAAAAACACAGCCCTATGCGCAGGCGCCTTCAGGAGGGCCATTGGTGCAACATGCCTTGCAGGCACTGTTGGATATGGTGAAGGAGGGCAAGCTTAGCTTGGAGCAGTTGGTACAGAAGACGGCGCACAACACGGCTACCATGTTTCAAGTGGAAAACCGAGGCTTTATCCGGGAAGGATATTGGGCCGATTTGGTGTTGGTAGATCTCCAAAAAAACTATACAGTTAGCAAAGAAAATATTCTTTCGAAGTGTGGTTGGTCTCCTTTCGAAGGACATACTTTCTCCTCGAGCATCGTGCATACCATCGTTTCGGGCAATTTGGCCTTCAGCGACGGACAGGTTATCGAGGCGGGAGCCGGACACCGTTTATTGTTTAACCGATAA
- a CDS encoding NADH-quinone oxidoreductase subunit D: protein MNYSEGLERYKQKIAAVGAQEMVINMGPQHPSTHGVLRLELITDGEIVKDIIPHLGYLHRCFDKHAESMNYGKSIPFTDRLDYLASMNNSHAFVMGVERMLGIDQQIPKRVEYIRVLVCELNRIASHLIAIGTYGIDIGAFTPFMWCFRDREHIMNMLEWASGSRMLYNYIWVGGLFYDLPVGFEDRCRDFVDYFKPKLVELDELLSNNQIFISRTANIGALPADVAINYGCSGPMLRASGIKWDLRRVDGYSIYPELEFDIPVGKGEMGMLGDCWDRYKVRVDEVKESVNIIEQCLHRLRDDFKRTPTFDPRALVPKKVNLKSQEYYMRAENPKGELGFHFVTQEKTDIPKRVKARGPSFNNLSVLPELGRGQLIADLIAILGSIDIVLGEVDR, encoded by the coding sequence ATGAATTATTCGGAAGGATTAGAACGATATAAACAAAAAATAGCTGCGGTAGGTGCGCAGGAGATGGTGATCAATATGGGACCTCAGCACCCTTCTACACATGGTGTGTTGCGCTTGGAATTGATCACTGACGGCGAGATCGTAAAAGATATTATTCCTCATTTGGGATATTTGCACCGCTGTTTTGATAAGCACGCCGAGTCCATGAACTATGGGAAATCTATTCCCTTCACAGATCGACTGGATTATCTAGCGTCAATGAACAATAGCCATGCTTTTGTGATGGGCGTGGAGCGCATGCTCGGTATTGATCAGCAAATTCCTAAGCGCGTTGAATATATCCGCGTGCTGGTATGCGAGCTCAATCGTATTGCTTCCCACTTAATCGCGATCGGTACTTACGGTATCGATATTGGCGCTTTCACACCGTTTATGTGGTGTTTTCGCGATCGCGAGCACATTATGAACATGTTAGAATGGGCATCGGGATCACGCATGCTCTACAACTATATTTGGGTAGGCGGTCTTTTTTACGATCTACCTGTGGGGTTCGAAGATCGCTGCCGTGATTTCGTGGATTACTTCAAACCAAAATTGGTAGAACTGGATGAGTTGCTTTCGAACAACCAAATTTTCATCTCGCGTACGGCTAATATTGGTGCGCTGCCGGCCGATGTTGCAATAAACTACGGTTGCAGCGGACCCATGCTACGTGCATCGGGAATAAAGTGGGATCTACGTCGCGTTGATGGTTATTCCATTTACCCCGAGCTGGAATTTGATATTCCTGTAGGTAAAGGCGAAATGGGGATGCTGGGCGACTGTTGGGATCGCTATAAAGTTCGCGTGGACGAGGTGAAGGAATCCGTGAATATTATTGAGCAGTGTTTACATCGCCTGCGCGATGACTTTAAGCGAACACCAACCTTTGATCCGCGTGCGCTTGTGCCGAAGAAGGTTAACTTAAAATCACAGGAATATTACATGCGTGCCGAGAACCCCAAGGGCGAACTGGGTTTTCATTTTGTTACGCAAGAGAAAACGGATATTCCGAAGCGTGTAAAGGCAAGAGGGCCAAGCTTTAATAATTTGTCGGTGCTGCCCGAGTTGGGTAGAGGACAGCTCATTGCTGACCTTATTGCTATCTTAGGGTCTATCGATATTGTCTTGGGCGAGGTCGATAGATAG
- a CDS encoding NADH-quinone oxidoreductase subunit C: protein MIEQVKTLLIDKFGEEAILRLDEQGLQPILLVNPDFIVDICFFLRDTEGCYFDFLSNISAVDYFPEGRFAVVYHLASIPYQTQITLKVELDNDRALHRLPALPSVSTVWRTADWHEREAYDLMGIFFTGHPDLRRILLPDDWDGYPLRKDYQDAETYHGIAIK, encoded by the coding sequence ATGATAGAACAAGTTAAGACTTTACTGATCGACAAATTTGGCGAGGAAGCCATTTTGCGACTAGACGAACAGGGCTTGCAACCTATTTTGCTGGTCAACCCCGACTTCATTGTCGACATCTGTTTTTTTCTCCGCGACACGGAGGGATGTTATTTTGATTTTCTGTCCAATATTTCTGCGGTAGACTATTTTCCCGAAGGACGCTTCGCCGTGGTATACCATTTGGCGTCTATACCTTATCAAACACAGATCACGCTCAAAGTAGAGTTGGATAATGATCGGGCTCTGCATAGACTGCCAGCGCTACCTTCGGTGTCCACTGTTTGGCGCACGGCAGATTGGCATGAGCGCGAAGCTTACGATCTTATGGGTATTTTCTTTACCGGACACCCCGACCTTCGTCGCATCTTGTTGCCCGACGATTGGGATGGATATCCTTTGCGCAAGGATTATCAAGATGCAGAGACTTACCACGGAATTGCGATAAAGTAA
- the pdxH gene encoding pyridoxamine 5'-phosphate oxidase produces MSITDKNIAAIREDYSKFALDERDVLPNPIAQFQRWFDEALKAEVLEPNAMVLSTISDDGYPSSRVVLLKDIKPSGFSFFTNYHSKKGQSMLQRKQVSLLFFWPELQRQVRIEGWVEKLPAEDSDEYFASRPRGSRLGALASPQSQVIADRSVLEARLQEVEASYNGQEEIPRPAFWGGYQVSPMHIEFWQGRSSRLHDRIAYVFQEGVWQCQRLAP; encoded by the coding sequence ATGTCTATTACGGATAAAAATATCGCCGCAATACGGGAAGATTACAGCAAATTTGCGTTGGATGAACGTGATGTGCTGCCTAATCCCATTGCGCAATTTCAACGTTGGTTTGATGAAGCTTTGAAGGCAGAAGTATTGGAACCCAATGCCATGGTGCTATCCACGATAAGTGATGATGGCTATCCATCTTCTAGGGTGGTGTTGCTGAAGGATATCAAACCTTCCGGCTTCAGTTTCTTTACCAACTATCACAGTAAAAAAGGGCAATCTATGTTGCAGCGTAAGCAGGTAAGCCTCCTGTTTTTCTGGCCTGAGTTACAAAGGCAGGTTCGTATAGAGGGATGGGTGGAAAAGCTGCCTGCAGAGGATTCTGACGAGTATTTTGCTTCTCGCCCTAGGGGTAGCCGACTTGGTGCGCTCGCTTCGCCGCAGAGTCAGGTTATTGCCGATCGGTCTGTTTTGGAAGCACGCTTGCAGGAAGTGGAAGCAAGTTATAACGGGCAGGAAGAGATTCCGCGTCCCGCATTTTGGGGAGGTTATCAGGTAAGCCCCATGCATATCGAGTTTTGGCAGGGCAGAAGCAGTCGTTTACACGATCGTATAGCTTATGTTTTTCAAGAGGGAGTCTGGCAGTGCCAACGTTTAGCGCCTTAA
- a CDS encoding YqgE/AlgH family protein, producing MFNIHVPKKGSLLLSEPFMLDSNFERSVILLCEHHPENGTMGLVMNSRSSLSLSAIFPDVERNDFPLYVGGPVNVDALFFIHTVGEKIEGSWPLVDGVYFGGDLQQALYLINDNLLQPEQIKFFLGYAGWNVGQLDQEIEQNSWVIHNKFPSELLFIEDGEDLWKHALISLGPKFAHIANFPKTPDLN from the coding sequence ATGTTCAATATACACGTTCCAAAGAAAGGTAGTCTCTTACTCTCCGAGCCCTTTATGCTTGACAGCAACTTCGAACGATCCGTTATTCTGCTTTGCGAACATCATCCCGAGAATGGAACGATGGGTTTAGTGATGAACAGTAGGTCTTCGCTATCGCTTTCGGCTATTTTTCCTGACGTGGAAAGAAATGACTTTCCGCTTTACGTAGGAGGACCAGTAAACGTAGATGCACTTTTTTTTATTCATACAGTAGGCGAAAAGATTGAGGGTAGCTGGCCGCTGGTGGATGGCGTGTATTTCGGTGGCGACCTACAGCAAGCCCTTTATTTGATCAACGACAACCTTTTACAACCCGAGCAAATCAAGTTCTTTTTGGGCTATGCCGGCTGGAATGTGGGGCAGCTCGATCAGGAGATCGAACAAAATAGTTGGGTGATCCATAATAAATTCCCTTCGGAACTCTTGTTCATCGAAGATGGGGAAGATTTGTGGAAGCATGCATTGATTAGTCTAGGCCCGAAATTTGCCCATATCGCTAACTTTCCAAAAACGCCTGACCTAAACTAA
- a CDS encoding type 1 glutamine amidotransferase domain-containing protein, with product MAHREILFILSSHEDMIDTDTKTGIWLGEFTDPYYAFVDAGYRVTLASPKGGVPPIDPLSKLTEHLAVSNKRFLKDEEAQRAFASTEKLETMAPARFDAVFIPGGHGPLWDLANDASVAAILTHCVHESKIIGAVCHGPAALFAVERNIFGFLRGKRLTAFSNLEEGMVLRNKHVPFLLETRLREHEADISLSKVPFMSYTVVDENIVTGQNPLSALATAKEVITLLQKNYVSVL from the coding sequence ATGGCACATCGTGAAATACTTTTTATACTCAGCTCGCACGAAGATATGATCGATACCGATACCAAGACTGGTATCTGGTTGGGCGAGTTTACAGATCCCTATTACGCATTTGTTGATGCAGGCTATCGCGTCACTTTAGCAAGCCCGAAGGGTGGCGTTCCGCCGATCGATCCGTTAAGCAAGCTCACCGAGCATCTTGCGGTATCCAACAAACGTTTTCTGAAAGATGAAGAGGCGCAACGTGCTTTTGCGTCGACGGAAAAATTGGAGACAATGGCTCCTGCTCGCTTCGATGCTGTTTTTATTCCGGGAGGTCACGGCCCGCTGTGGGACTTGGCCAACGATGCATCCGTCGCCGCCATCTTAACCCATTGTGTTCATGAATCAAAGATCATCGGCGCCGTATGCCATGGCCCCGCCGCATTGTTCGCTGTGGAACGCAATATATTTGGTTTTCTCCGTGGAAAGCGATTAACTGCATTTTCTAATTTGGAGGAGGGTATGGTCTTAAGAAATAAGCATGTTCCCTTTTTATTGGAAACGCGCTTGCGCGAACATGAGGCGGATATCAGCTTATCAAAGGTTCCCTTCATGTCGTACACGGTAGTCGACGAGAATATCGTTACGGGGCAAAACCCATTATCCGCGTTAGCGACAGCAAAGGAGGTGATTACCTTACTGCAGAAAAACTATGTAAGTGTATTATGA